Proteins encoded in a region of the Carassius auratus strain Wakin chromosome 21, ASM336829v1, whole genome shotgun sequence genome:
- the LOC113038113 gene encoding odorant receptor 131-2-like, with protein MSNLNESQANITQTVVMDQNALKMFLSGTPCVIFLYVNGVMIFTLSKKTVFQEMPRYMLFGHMLWVDTLNLFMSVVLYICAVSRMSILKNICLFLLISTTALLHVSVLNLSLMSLERYIAICFPLRHADITTSERTKMAIAIVWMMGLIQPLSDMITFYVIDSTSAVMNLFCSRTTLFRLPIYKKLEISITCVFFVSVCFVIVFTYASIAAVAKTASSDKASAKKANKTVLLHLLQMVLGLISLLLEPIFEAMYVHVDYNTLVNLMYLFFVVFIIFPRCLSPLVYGLRDKAFGSSFKYYFTLGFKRQNRCNTEIHLVAGGCKI; from the coding sequence ATGTCTAATTTGAATGAATCTCAAGCTAACATCACTCAGACTGTAGTGATGGATCAAAATGCACTGAAGATGTTCTTGTCTGGGACCCCGTGTGTTATTTTCCTTTATGTCAACGGGGTCATGATCTTCACCTTGAGTAAAAAGACTGTTTTCCAGGAGATGCCTCGCTACATGCTGTTTGGTCACATGCTTTGGGTCGACACGCTTAATCTATTTATGAGTGTAGTGTTGTATATATGTGCTGTCAGTAGAATGTCAATTCTGAAAAATATCTGTCTTTTTCTTCTCATTTCTACAACAGCCCTCTTACATGTTTCTGTGCTGAATCTGTCTTTAATGTCACTGGAGAGGTATATAGCCATCTGTTTTCCTCTCAGACATGCAGACATCACCACTTCTGAAAGAACTAAAATGGCTATTGCTATTGTTTGGATGATGGGTTTGATTCAGCCCCTCTCTGATATGATTACTTTCTATGTTATTGATTCTACGAGTGCAGTTATGAATTTGTTCTGCTCAAGAACCACTCTTTTCAGACTTCCGATTTATAAGAAACTTGAAATATCTATCACTTGTGtattttttgtgtctgtgtgttttgttattgtatttaCTTACGCCTCTATAGCAGCTGTGGCTAAAACTGCCTCCAGTGATAAAGCGTCGGCCAAAAAAGCTAACAAGACTGTTCTGCTGCATTTGTTACAAATGGTTCTTGGTCTCATATCCCTTTTATTGGAACCCATTTTTGAAGCAATGTATGTTCATGTTGACTATAATACTTTGGTAAACTTAATGTATCTTTTCTTTGTTGTCTTTATAATTTTCCCAAGATGTTTAAGTCCTCTTGTATATGGCCTGAGAGACAAGGCCTTTGGCTCGTCATTTAAATACTACTTCACATTGGGTTTCAAAAGGCAAAACAGATGTAATACAGAGATACATTTAGTAGCAGGAGGTTGTAAAATATAG